A single genomic interval of Rhinatrema bivittatum chromosome 12, aRhiBiv1.1, whole genome shotgun sequence harbors:
- the LOC115074017 gene encoding keratin, type I cytoskeletal 47 kDa-like encodes MAFRQSGGSTRVSMGGGSTRVSMGGGSTRVSMASGGKGSYGGGSFNDAGVSGGGSFGFVDDQGSGFGGYGFAQGDEFGGGQGGGFGGGFGGGQGGGFGGGFGGGQSGGFGGSFGGGFGGGFGGSQGGGFEGGFGGSEGLLSGTEKETMQNLNDRLAAYLEKVHTLENQNSTLEVNIKEWYEKHHPGGSTGTGARDYDKYYDIIEDLKKKIYDCTVENATTHLHIDNARLAADDFRLKYENELAMRHNVDADINGLRRVLDELTLGKADAEMQIETLTEELAFLKKNHDEEMKGLQGTGAGQLNVEMNAAPGIDLTKMLNDMRGEYEQLAEKNRKDAEQCFNEACKPLKKEMSAGAEEMQSSKTEISELRHTLQGLEIELQAAIAMKKSLEGTLAETEGRFCMEISKLQGTISMIEEQLSEIRAEMEEQSAQYAELLDIKSRLEMEIETYRRLLDGEAVGSSSSHHGHGHGQGQGHGHGQGHQQGAGSGSQGSSKTEPHKTRRVKVITQELVDGKVMSTKERQTEEELQ; translated from the exons ATGGCTTTCAGACAAAGTGGTGGATCTACCAGGGTATCGATGGGAGGTGGATCTACCAGGGTATCGATGGGAGGTGGATCTACCAGGGTATCAATggcaagtggtggcaaaggaaGCTATGGAGGAGGTTCATTTAATGATGCTGGGGTTTCTGGAGGGGGATCATTTGGCTTTGTTGATGACCAGGGTAGTGGTTTTGGTGGATATGGATTTGCCCAAGGTGATGAATTTGGAGGTGGCCAAGGAGGTGGTTTTGGTGGAGGATTTGGAGGTGGCCAAGGAGGTGGTTTTGGTGGAGGATTTGGAGGTGGCCAAAGTGGTGGTTTTGGTGgtagttttggtggtggttttggtggtggttttggAGGTAGCCAAGGAGGTGGATTTGAAGGTGGGTTTGGTGGTAGTGAGGGCCTCCTTTCTGGAACTGAAAAGGAAACCATGCAGAACCTCAATGATCGTCTGGCTGCCTATCTGGAAAAAGTACATACTTTAGAGAATCAAAATTCTACGCTGGAGGTTAACATCAAGGAGTGGTATGAGAAGCACCATCCTGGAGGCTCTACTGGTACAGGAGCACGTGATTATGATAAATATTATGACATAATCGAAGACTTGAAGAAAAAG ATCTACGACTGCACTGTAGAAAATGCCACGACTCATCTGCATATTGACAATGCCAGGCTGGCAGCTGATGACTTCAGACTGAA GTATGAGAATGAGCTGGCCATGCGTCATAATGTTGACGCTGACATCAACGGCCTGCGCAGAGTCCTGGACGAGCTGACCCTGGGCAAGGCTGACGCGGAAATGCAGATAGAGACTCTGACCGAGGAATTGGCCTTCCTCAAGAAGAACCACGATGAG GAGATGAAAGGTTTGCAAGGAACTGGTGCTGGCCAGCTCAATGTAGAAATGAACGCTGCTCCGGGCATTGACCTGACCAAAATGCTGAATGACATGAGAGGGGAATATGAACAACTTGCAGAGAAGAATCGCAAAGATGCCGAACAATGCTTTAACGAAGCG TGTAAACCCTTGAAAAAGGAGATGTCTGCAGGTGCTGAAGAAATGCAATCCAGTAAGACCGAGATCTCCGAGCTGAGACACACTCTCCAGGGCCTGGAGATAGAGCTACAGGCTGCAATCGCCATG AAAAAATCTCTTGAAGGCACCTTGGCAGAAACAGAAGGTCGATTTTGTATGGAGATTTCAAAACTACAAGGCACGATTTCTATGATAGAAGAGCAGCTTAGCGAGATCAGAGCAGAAATGGAGGAGCAGTCTGCACAGTACGCAGAGCTGCTGGATATCAAGTCCCGGCTGGAGATGGAGATTGAGACCTATCGCCGCCTTCTGGATGGAGAAGCTGT AGGAAGCAGTAGTAGCCACCATGGACATGGACATGGACAAGGACAAGGACATGGACATGGACAAGGACATCAGCAAGGAGCAGGCTCGGGATCACAAGGAAGCTCTAAAACAG AACCACACAAAACCAGAAGGGTTAAGGTAATCACTCAGGAATTGGTAGATGGCAAAGTGATGTCAACCAAAGAAAGACAAACTGAAGAGGAGTTACAGTAA